A portion of the Eubacterium maltosivorans genome contains these proteins:
- a CDS encoding ABC transporter ATP-binding protein/permease: protein MIDKRLTHMMGKANHYIFLNVFFNWICLLANMAIVFTIAWLLQNILTDGIESIKISGYLVIICVSLIVRFAATLMASKMSYAASSGVKKTLREKIYEKLLRLGISYNEKISTAEVVQVSVEGVEQLDIYFGKYLPQLFYSLLAPLTLFAVLSFVNLKTALILLICVPLIPVSIVAVQKIAKRLLSKYWSTYTELGDSFLENLQGLTTLKIYEADHYKNEEMNAQSEKFRKITMKVLTMQLNSVTVMDIIAYGGAAVGIILAVTEFMKGNISFGGTFALIMLSAEFFIPLRLLGSFFHIAMNGMAASDKIFRLLDFDEPVHAAGNIDPEDADIRLNHIEFSYDVGRPVLEDVSLSIPKGKFVSIAGESGSGKSTIASLIMGAHRSYRGDISIGKQNLKSLSEASIMENITLVSHNSIIFKGTVRDNLLMAQPNASDEALYAALKRVCLYDFLIEQQGLDTQILENGSNLSGGQCQRLSLARALLHDSEIYIFDEATSNIDVESEEQIMDVIEDLAHTKTVVLISHRLANVRSADQIYVLYKGRIIESGTHTELLENSSYYADLYFTQTSLENYGKETPVYAQKSHLNHDEAYRAG, encoded by the coding sequence ATGATTGACAAACGCCTGACACATATGATGGGTAAGGCTAACCACTATATTTTTTTAAATGTGTTCTTTAACTGGATCTGTCTTTTAGCAAACATGGCGATTGTTTTCACCATCGCCTGGCTTTTGCAGAATATTTTAACAGACGGTATTGAAAGCATTAAAATATCCGGCTATCTGGTAATCATTTGTGTGTCTTTGATTGTACGGTTTGCCGCTACTCTTATGGCTTCAAAAATGTCTTACGCAGCTTCCTCCGGTGTAAAAAAAACATTGCGTGAAAAAATATATGAAAAACTTCTTCGCCTGGGCATAAGCTACAATGAAAAAATTTCTACAGCCGAAGTAGTTCAGGTTTCTGTGGAGGGTGTTGAACAACTGGATATTTATTTTGGCAAATATCTTCCGCAGCTTTTTTATAGTCTTCTCGCACCGTTAACCCTGTTTGCAGTTCTCTCGTTTGTTAATTTGAAAACCGCACTGATCCTTTTGATCTGTGTGCCGCTTATCCCTGTTTCAATTGTAGCTGTACAAAAAATCGCCAAGAGGCTTCTATCAAAATATTGGAGTACCTATACAGAACTAGGAGACAGCTTCCTTGAAAATCTTCAGGGGTTGACGACCCTTAAAATTTATGAGGCGGATCATTATAAAAATGAAGAAATGAATGCTCAGTCCGAAAAATTCCGAAAAATAACCATGAAGGTCCTCACCATGCAATTAAACTCTGTAACTGTAATGGATATTATCGCCTACGGGGGCGCTGCCGTCGGGATTATTCTGGCGGTCACAGAATTTATGAAAGGAAATATTTCCTTTGGCGGTACCTTTGCACTGATTATGCTTTCAGCGGAATTCTTTATCCCATTGCGTCTGCTGGGCTCTTTTTTTCACATCGCAATGAATGGAATGGCCGCATCGGATAAAATTTTTCGTCTGCTTGACTTTGATGAGCCTGTCCACGCCGCGGGTAATATTGATCCAGAGGACGCGGATATTCGTTTAAATCACATTGAGTTTTCTTATGATGTCGGGCGCCCTGTTCTGGAAGACGTCTCCCTAAGTATTCCAAAGGGAAAATTTGTATCCATCGCCGGAGAATCTGGCAGTGGAAAAAGTACCATCGCTTCACTTATTATGGGTGCTCATCGCAGTTACCGCGGCGATATCAGTATTGGAAAGCAAAATTTAAAATCCCTGTCTGAAGCCAGCATTATGGAAAATATCACCCTCGTAAGTCACAACAGTATAATTTTCAAGGGAACTGTTCGCGACAATCTTTTAATGGCCCAGCCAAATGCCAGTGACGAAGCACTGTACGCTGCACTCAAACGGGTTTGTCTCTATGATTTTCTTATAGAACAGCAAGGGCTTGATACTCAGATATTGGAGAATGGTTCAAACCTTTCCGGAGGCCAGTGTCAGCGTCTGTCCCTCGCGCGGGCGCTTCTTCACGACTCGGAAATCTATATTTTCGATGAAGCAACTTCTAACATAGATGTGGAGAGCGAAGAACAGATCATGGACGTCATCGAGGATCTGGCACATACCAAAACGGTTGTGCTGATCTCCCATCGACTGGCCAATGTGCGTTCCGCCGATCAAATTTATGTTTTGTATAAAGGGCGTATCATCGAATCCGGAACGCATACAGAGCTTTTGGAAAACAGCAGCTACTATGCAGATCTGTATTTTACCCAGACATCTCTTGAAAATTATGGAAAGGAGACTCCTGTCTATGCGCAGAAATCCCATCTCAATCATGATGAGGCTTATCGGGCTGGTTAA
- a CDS encoding amino acid ABC transporter ATP-binding/permease protein, with the protein MRRNPISIMMRLIGLVKPLIHIMLLTILMGVAGYLCAIFITILGSYGILSILDIQKIDLKLLFMVILILGLLRGVLHYIEQASGHYIAFKLLAIIRDKIFKALRKLAPAKLEGRDKGNLIAVITGDIELLEVFYAHTIAPIAIAIITSLIMVIFIGQFHLLFGLIAVVAYLCVGLLIPVAASRLGADKGRSYRRLFGELNTYFLDSLRGLKEYIQYHCGPSRLKEITRQSDALDIQQKALKNQEGLSAAVTNTVILFFDLAMLFSSIILMRQGIVGFEGILIPTVALFSSFGPTAALSSLSNNLLQTFAAGERVLDILDESPVVSEVEKGVDITFDGASCKNLSFAYDNEIILDNITMELPTSKVIGIHGKSGSGKSTFLKLLMRFWDRQSGCLELSSHDIRAVNTHSLRKNESYVTQSTYLFNDTIGANIRIARLNASDEEVAEAAKKAAIHDFITQLPKGYDTPVGELGESLSGGERQRIGLARAFLHQAPFILLDEPTSNLDSLNEGIILKSIREHAANHTVVLVSHQRSTMGITDLDYSIENGRLS; encoded by the coding sequence ATGCGCAGAAATCCCATCTCAATCATGATGAGGCTTATCGGGCTGGTTAAGCCGCTGATCCACATCATGCTGCTCACGATCCTTATGGGTGTTGCGGGCTATCTATGTGCAATTTTTATTACCATCCTGGGCAGCTATGGTATTCTTTCCATTCTGGATATCCAGAAAATAGATTTAAAGCTGCTTTTTATGGTCATCCTTATCCTGGGGCTTTTGCGCGGCGTGCTTCATTATATTGAACAGGCCAGCGGCCACTATATCGCGTTTAAGCTTCTTGCTATTATCCGTGACAAGATTTTTAAAGCCCTTCGCAAGCTTGCTCCTGCAAAACTGGAAGGCAGGGATAAAGGCAATCTGATTGCTGTCATTACTGGCGATATCGAGCTTCTGGAAGTATTTTATGCGCACACCATCGCCCCCATTGCCATCGCTATTATCACCTCTTTAATCATGGTAATCTTCATTGGGCAGTTTCATCTGCTGTTCGGTCTTATTGCCGTCGTCGCCTATCTTTGTGTAGGGCTTCTCATTCCTGTAGCCGCCTCACGGCTGGGGGCAGATAAAGGAAGAAGCTATCGGAGACTTTTTGGCGAGCTCAACACCTATTTTCTGGACAGCCTGCGCGGTTTAAAGGAATATATCCAATACCATTGCGGCCCCTCAAGGCTAAAAGAGATCACACGCCAGTCCGATGCTCTTGATATTCAGCAAAAAGCCTTGAAAAATCAGGAAGGTTTATCGGCTGCTGTTACAAATACAGTTATCCTGTTTTTTGATCTCGCGATGCTTTTTTCCTCTATTATACTAATGCGTCAGGGAATTGTCGGCTTTGAGGGTATTTTAATTCCAACCGTTGCCTTATTCAGCTCCTTTGGTCCAACCGCAGCGCTCAGCAGCCTTTCAAACAATTTGCTTCAAACCTTTGCCGCTGGAGAGCGTGTGCTGGATATTCTGGACGAAAGTCCAGTTGTTAGTGAAGTTGAGAAGGGTGTGGACATTACCTTTGACGGAGCCTCATGTAAAAACCTCTCTTTCGCCTATGACAACGAAATAATCCTCGACAATATTACCATGGAACTCCCCACCTCAAAGGTTATTGGTATTCATGGAAAAAGCGGCTCTGGAAAGTCTACCTTTCTTAAACTGCTCATGCGCTTTTGGGACCGCCAGTCCGGCTGTCTTGAGCTTTCCAGCCATGATATCCGAGCTGTCAACACCCATAGTCTCCGTAAAAATGAAAGCTATGTCACTCAAAGCACCTACCTTTTTAATGATACTATCGGGGCAAATATTCGTATCGCTCGTTTGAACGCCAGTGATGAGGAAGTGGCTGAAGCCGCTAAAAAAGCCGCTATCCATGATTTTATCACTCAGCTTCCTAAAGGGTATGATACTCCCGTAGGCGAGCTTGGAGAGTCTTTGTCGGGTGGTGAACGGCAGCGCATCGGGCTGGCCAGAGCCTTTTTACACCAGGCGCCCTTTATTCTTCTCGATGAGCCTACCAGTAATCTGGACAGCCTGAATGAAGGGATTATTTTGAAATCCATCCGGGAGCATGCCGCTAACCATACCGTTGTGTTGGTTTCTCACCAGCGTTCCACCATGGGTATCACCGACCTGGATTATTCCATAGAAAACGGGAGGCTCTCCTAA
- a CDS encoding nitrous oxide-stimulated promoter family protein: MACVKSEQHIIEKMIRLYCLKKHRQKNLCPDCQALLDYALGRLERCPFQDSKSFCSHCPVHCYKPEMRKRVQEVMRFSGPRMLFHHPVLVVKHMIESNR; encoded by the coding sequence ATGGCATGTGTAAAATCTGAACAGCATATTATTGAAAAAATGATCCGCCTCTACTGCTTAAAAAAGCACCGCCAAAAAAACCTGTGTCCCGATTGCCAGGCACTTCTGGATTATGCTCTGGGCCGCCTGGAGCGATGTCCTTTTCAGGATTCAAAATCATTCTGCAGCCATTGTCCGGTCCACTGCTACAAACCGGAAATGCGAAAACGCGTGCAGGAGGTAATGCGTTTTTCAGGCCCCCGGATGCTTTTTCATCATCCTGTTTTGGTGGTTAAGCATATGATTGAAAGCAATCGCTGA
- a CDS encoding spore photoproduct lyase family protein: MHYLKTSGAKPFSHIYIEKGAAHHPNTQAILQKINYDSLIYIDDYSQIFNRHHQDFIAQKRSPNLILARKKQDFYYDGSPYCENFGHARFYYTGIIMNCLYDCSYCYLKSIYPSGHIVIFVNNEDFITSVEEDLLSSCEPLYLAISYDSDLMALDPLTHFLGPWLALAKRHANLTIEVKTKAGRFPISDPPQNVIFAWSLLPDPVIHLYERHTPSLATRMAAVSQALRAHATVRFSIEPVMPINNSARIYRDFIDSLGKQFDLNQLLDINIGGFRISGKQFKTFYKKDPTCPVFAWSLTESTCDVSYADSDALIRQIERDLKSFVKPEKIIVYQTAP, translated from the coding sequence ATGCATTACTTAAAAACCTCTGGTGCTAAGCCCTTTTCACACATTTACATTGAGAAGGGGGCAGCCCATCATCCAAACACACAGGCTATTTTACAAAAAATCAATTACGACAGTCTTATTTATATTGATGACTACTCACAGATTTTCAACCGGCACCATCAGGATTTCATTGCACAGAAGCGTTCCCCAAATCTTATTTTAGCCCGAAAAAAACAGGATTTTTATTATGATGGTTCTCCCTACTGTGAAAACTTTGGACATGCACGCTTTTACTATACTGGTATTATCATGAACTGCCTTTATGATTGCAGCTATTGTTACTTAAAAAGTATCTACCCCTCCGGGCACATAGTTATTTTTGTCAATAATGAGGATTTCATCACCTCTGTAGAAGAGGATTTATTATCCAGCTGTGAGCCTCTTTATCTGGCCATTTCCTATGACAGTGATTTGATGGCGCTTGATCCGCTTACCCACTTTCTGGGTCCATGGCTCGCATTAGCTAAAAGACATGCTAACCTGACGATCGAGGTGAAAACAAAAGCCGGGCGTTTTCCCATCTCAGACCCGCCTCAAAATGTCATTTTTGCCTGGTCGCTGCTCCCCGATCCGGTAATCCATCTTTACGAACGTCATACCCCTTCCCTTGCAACGCGGATGGCGGCAGTATCTCAGGCGCTTAGAGCCCATGCGACAGTTCGATTCTCCATTGAGCCCGTAATGCCTATCAACAACAGTGCGAGGATATACCGCGACTTTATCGACAGCCTAGGAAAACAGTTTGATTTAAACCAGCTGCTGGATATTAACATCGGCGGTTTTCGAATCAGCGGTAAGCAGTTTAAGACCTTTTATAAAAAAGATCCGACCTGTCCGGTTTTTGCCTGGTCTTTAACCGAAAGCACCTGCGACGTCAGCTATGCAGATAGCGATGCTCTGATCAGGCAAATAGAGCGGGATTTGAAAAGCTTTGTAAAACCTGAAAAAATCATTGTATACCAAACCGCCCCTTGA
- a CDS encoding peptidylprolyl isomerase, whose amino-acid sequence MEKQVVAVVEGKEIYNTDLEALIQQLPQEQQGQFRTKEGRRKLLEELVAQELFYLEGKKDHEDESEEYLALVEDAKEKLLKSHMIAKFMKNVEVSDEEVKKFYDENPKQFIAPDSIRASHILLPSEQQAIDIIKEIKDGGKTFEEAAKAYSVCPSREQGGDLSYFSKGKMVPQFENAAFAMKVGEMSDEPVKTDFGWHIIKVTDSKTSETIPYDVVKESARQYLLGQKQNRAFLDRVDELKKEYDVDVKIGLF is encoded by the coding sequence ATGGAAAAACAAGTCGTAGCAGTGGTCGAAGGTAAAGAAATTTACAATACCGACCTGGAAGCTTTAATACAACAATTACCTCAGGAGCAGCAGGGCCAGTTCCGTACAAAGGAAGGGCGCAGAAAATTACTCGAGGAGCTTGTTGCTCAGGAACTTTTCTATCTGGAAGGGAAGAAAGATCACGAGGACGAATCTGAAGAGTATCTCGCTCTGGTTGAGGATGCAAAAGAAAAGCTGCTGAAATCGCATATGATTGCCAAATTCATGAAAAATGTAGAAGTCAGCGATGAAGAGGTTAAAAAGTTTTATGATGAAAACCCCAAACAGTTCATCGCACCGGACAGCATCCGCGCCAGCCATATTTTACTGCCATCTGAACAGCAGGCCATTGATATTATTAAGGAAATCAAGGATGGAGGCAAAACCTTTGAAGAAGCCGCAAAAGCTTACTCTGTCTGCCCGTCAAGAGAACAGGGCGGCGATTTGAGTTATTTCTCAAAAGGAAAGATGGTACCACAATTTGAAAATGCCGCCTTTGCTATGAAGGTTGGCGAAATGAGCGATGAACCTGTAAAAACAGACTTTGGCTGGCACATCATTAAGGTGACCGACAGCAAAACCTCTGAAACTATTCCTTACGATGTGGTAAAGGAGAGCGCCCGCCAGTATCTTCTTGGGCAAAAACAAAACCGCGCTTTCCTTGATCGTGTCGATGAACTAAAAAAAGAATATGATGTCGATGTAAAAATCGGCTTATTCTAA
- a CDS encoding MATE family efflux transporter, with product MDKNQLVKQPVPKLFFHYLLPAVSGTMVTSIYILADTIIIGKGIGTEAMAALNIVLPVFNLVFGTGLLFGVGGSVLMSISWGRGEEKKGQQYFTTAFILNLLAGIVYISLFFAFGENIMLFLGGTAVTMPYIMEYAPYIAGGALIFSFSSFLQAFVRNDGAPKRAMAAVIAGGVFNIIFDILLVFPFQMGMSGAALASVMGSVLTDCILISHFFSRQNGLRFCFGGLRLSFFKAVFANGVTSFLIEISAGIVIFAFNHQLLRYVGEIGVSAYGVITNTAFVVTALSNGVSQAAQPILSTNYGAGKFDRIYEVRALGVRTALAVCALPALLGLLVPDLFTYIFLNPSPEVLALSATAIRIYFIGFFVTGTNMFIINYFQAVVRPRISLGLCLFRGCVFNLFLVTVLPLLWGVTGIWMAVPLTEFISLGIGVLLIKRISIEQ from the coding sequence ATGGATAAAAACCAACTGGTTAAACAGCCTGTTCCAAAGCTGTTCTTTCACTATCTGCTTCCGGCGGTCAGTGGGACGATGGTAACCTCTATTTATATTTTAGCCGATACAATTATTATAGGAAAAGGTATCGGCACAGAAGCAATGGCTGCCTTAAACATTGTTCTGCCTGTCTTTAACCTTGTTTTTGGAACCGGCCTGTTGTTTGGTGTGGGCGGCTCTGTGCTGATGTCGATCAGCTGGGGACGGGGAGAAGAGAAAAAGGGACAGCAGTATTTTACCACTGCCTTTATCCTTAATCTGCTGGCAGGGATTGTTTATATATCGCTTTTCTTTGCCTTTGGGGAAAACATCATGCTTTTCTTAGGTGGAACCGCTGTTACCATGCCATACATCATGGAATATGCCCCTTATATTGCAGGTGGTGCACTGATCTTTAGCTTTTCATCATTTTTACAGGCCTTTGTCCGAAATGATGGTGCGCCCAAGCGTGCAATGGCGGCTGTTATCGCGGGCGGTGTGTTTAATATTATCTTTGATATACTGCTGGTTTTTCCCTTTCAGATGGGAATGTCCGGCGCTGCACTGGCCAGCGTTATGGGATCTGTATTAACAGATTGTATCCTGATTTCGCATTTCTTTTCCAGGCAAAACGGGCTGCGGTTTTGTTTTGGGGGGCTGAGATTATCTTTTTTCAAAGCTGTTTTTGCCAATGGCGTTACCAGCTTTCTGATTGAAATTTCAGCTGGTATCGTTATTTTCGCGTTTAACCATCAGCTTTTACGCTATGTGGGAGAGATTGGTGTCAGTGCTTATGGTGTTATTACAAATACGGCCTTTGTGGTCACCGCTTTAAGTAATGGTGTCAGCCAGGCAGCTCAGCCAATTTTGTCAACCAATTATGGCGCTGGAAAGTTTGATCGTATCTACGAAGTGCGGGCTCTGGGGGTGAGGACAGCTCTAGCCGTTTGTGCTTTGCCGGCACTTCTTGGGCTTTTGGTGCCGGATCTGTTTACCTATATTTTTTTAAACCCCTCACCGGAAGTACTGGCGCTGTCTGCAACGGCCATACGCATTTATTTTATTGGTTTTTTTGTTACAGGAACCAACATGTTCATTATCAATTATTTTCAGGCAGTTGTACGGCCGAGGATTTCTTTAGGCCTGTGTCTGTTTAGAGGCTGTGTTTTCAATTTGTTTTTAGTCACTGTGCTGCCGCTTTTATGGGGTGTGACAGGCATCTGGATGGCAGTACCCTTAACAGAGTTTATCTCGCTTGGAATAGGTGTACTCTTGATAAAAAGAATTTCCATTGAACAGTAA
- a CDS encoding AraC family ligand binding domain-containing protein: MTFEQEQRHVYYDTDLKIEAYHLTGIVQPFPNHFHDYYVIGFVEGGRRHLWCRDREYDLSAGDLVLFNPRDSHRCSPRNGEILDYRAVNIPADIMKSAAHEVTGQPYTPFFTQNVVYQSDITSALNDLYTGIVELSSRFEKEEAFFLLLEQIFREYSSPFEQSSTAEPDNKIKAVCAYMEDHFSDNISLDDLTALARLSKSYFLLLFTKQVGVSPYRYLQSIRIERAKKLLEQGIPPIDTAAMTGFSDQSHFSRFFKDFIGLTPRQYQKIFQTDKHSKKEASTNEHEH; this comes from the coding sequence ATGACATTTGAACAAGAACAGCGGCATGTTTACTATGATACAGATCTGAAAATTGAAGCATACCATCTGACTGGAATTGTACAGCCATTTCCCAATCATTTTCATGATTATTACGTTATCGGCTTTGTAGAAGGCGGACGACGGCATCTGTGGTGCAGAGATCGGGAGTATGACCTGAGTGCCGGTGATCTGGTGCTCTTTAATCCAAGAGACAGCCACCGTTGTTCCCCAAGGAACGGAGAAATCCTGGACTACAGAGCTGTCAATATTCCTGCTGATATCATGAAAAGCGCTGCTCACGAGGTTACCGGCCAGCCCTACACACCGTTTTTTACCCAAAACGTCGTCTATCAGAGTGACATTACCTCTGCCTTAAATGATCTTTATACAGGGATTGTCGAGCTTTCATCACGCTTTGAAAAGGAGGAGGCTTTCTTTCTGCTTTTGGAACAAATTTTTCGTGAATACAGTTCCCCCTTTGAACAGAGCAGCACCGCCGAGCCTGATAATAAAATCAAAGCCGTCTGTGCCTATATGGAGGATCACTTTTCTGACAATATTTCCCTAGACGATTTAACGGCTCTTGCCAGGCTCAGCAAGTCTTATTTTTTGCTGCTGTTCACAAAACAGGTTGGCGTCTCCCCATACCGTTATCTTCAGTCAATTCGTATTGAGCGGGCTAAAAAGCTGCTGGAACAGGGTATACCGCCCATTGACACCGCTGCCATGACTGGCTTTTCTGACCAGAGCCACTTTTCCCGTTTTTTTAAGGATTTCATTGGGCTGACACCCAGACAATACCAGAAAATCTTCCAGACAGATAAGCATTCAAAGAAAGAGGCTTCTACCAATGAACACGAACATTAA
- a CDS encoding DMT family transporter, whose product MNTNIKSTSFGHIAAFFTIVIWGTTFIATKVLLRVLTPVEILFCRFFLGYLILWLVTPKGLRLDNRRQEFYFMAAGLLGVTLYFLLENFALTLTLAANVGVIIAIAPFFTALFDYFFLHGERPGPRFFIGFIVAITGICLISFRGDNTVQLNPAGDLLAITAAVVWAGYSTFTKKISSFGYGTILTTRRIFFYGLLFMVPALFIFGFHLDLSVFIEFKNLANILFLGFGASALCFVTWNLAVKLLGPVKTSVYIYMVPVITVVTSVIILHEHITLPAILGIGLTIAGLFLSESRLNFKRQKIVNEKEKLRS is encoded by the coding sequence ATGAACACGAACATTAAGAGTACATCCTTTGGCCACATTGCTGCCTTTTTTACCATTGTCATCTGGGGAACTACCTTTATCGCCACAAAAGTGCTGCTGCGAGTGCTTACGCCTGTTGAAATTCTGTTTTGCCGCTTTTTTCTCGGTTATCTGATTTTATGGCTGGTCACACCCAAAGGCCTCAGGCTAGACAACCGCAGACAGGAATTCTATTTTATGGCTGCCGGTCTTCTCGGCGTCACGCTTTACTTTCTTTTGGAAAATTTTGCCCTCACCCTTACTCTGGCGGCAAATGTCGGGGTAATCATTGCCATTGCGCCTTTTTTCACCGCACTGTTTGATTACTTTTTCCTTCATGGAGAACGGCCCGGGCCGCGGTTTTTCATCGGGTTTATCGTGGCGATTACAGGCATCTGCCTGATCAGCTTCCGCGGTGACAATACCGTACAGCTTAACCCGGCAGGTGATCTGCTGGCCATTACCGCTGCTGTCGTCTGGGCTGGTTACTCAACCTTCACCAAAAAAATCAGCAGCTTTGGCTATGGAACCATTCTGACTACCCGAAGAATCTTTTTCTATGGGCTGCTTTTTATGGTTCCCGCCCTGTTTATTTTTGGTTTCCATCTGGATCTCTCGGTTTTTATTGAGTTTAAAAATCTGGCAAATATTTTATTCCTGGGCTTTGGCGCATCAGCGCTCTGCTTTGTCACCTGGAACCTGGCCGTTAAGCTCCTGGGTCCAGTCAAGACCAGTGTATATATTTATATGGTCCCGGTCATTACGGTTGTTACCTCTGTCATTATTCTTCATGAGCACATTACCCTGCCAGCTATTTTGGGCATTGGGCTAACCATTGCCGGCTTGTTTCTTTCAGAAAGCCGTCTTAATTTCAAGCGTCAGAAAATAGTAAATGAAAAGGAGAAGCTGCGCAGCTAA
- a CDS encoding NAD-dependent protein deacylase: protein MEQIEQLQKIIDEGKSIVFFGGAGVSTESGIPDFRSSNGLYMQEYRYPPEQVVSHSFFVNHTEAFYDFYKNKMMFLDAKPNAAHMKLAELEKCGKLKAVVTQNIDGLHQAAGSRTVYELHGSIHRNYCQKCGKFFDAAYVKNADGVPKCDACGGMIKPDVVLYEEALDSDTIQKAVQAISEADTLIIGGTSLVVYPAASFIDYFRGKNLVVINKDATARESEASLAIHDAIGKVMEQIKVEC from the coding sequence ATGGAACAGATTGAACAATTGCAGAAAATTATTGATGAGGGCAAAAGCATTGTATTTTTTGGCGGAGCGGGTGTCTCAACAGAAAGTGGGATTCCTGATTTTCGCAGCAGTAATGGTCTTTATATGCAGGAGTACCGCTATCCGCCTGAACAAGTGGTAAGCCACAGCTTTTTCGTAAACCATACAGAAGCCTTTTATGATTTTTATAAAAACAAAATGATGTTTTTGGACGCTAAGCCAAACGCTGCCCATATGAAGCTGGCAGAGCTTGAAAAATGTGGAAAGCTTAAAGCTGTGGTGACACAAAATATCGACGGTCTGCACCAGGCAGCAGGTAGCAGGACGGTTTATGAGCTGCACGGCAGTATTCATCGCAATTACTGTCAAAAATGTGGGAAGTTTTTTGACGCCGCCTATGTTAAAAATGCGGATGGAGTGCCAAAATGCGACGCCTGCGGGGGAATGATCAAGCCAGACGTAGTGCTTTATGAAGAGGCTCTTGACTCAGATACTATCCAGAAAGCCGTGCAGGCAATCAGTGAGGCGGATACGCTGATTATCGGCGGAACATCTTTGGTCGTTTATCCGGCAGCCAGTTTTATTGACTATTTTAGAGGAAAGAATCTGGTGGTTATCAATAAGGACGCCACTGCCAGAGAATCAGAAGCTTCCCTGGCGATCCACGACGCCATTGGCAAGGTTATGGAGCAGATCAAAGTTGAATGCTGA
- a CDS encoding methyltransferase family protein → MKKQTIGFAALAMLQKILSLSCFLVAAGTLGCIRGWIYFILYLIIMAGTLAVLLHRNPTALSFPEKNAEKASGIDITLRNFCSPLSFYGIYIVAGLETRFHWSSVPQPVVAAGLVLSAVANLLMSWALLSNKYYEADTPMLKDAQPVVCSSGPYRFVRHPGYLFMSFWAVTVGMIFGWATGIVSAVIVLLLILRTYYEDQSLLASFPGYVRYAQQVKYRLIPFIW, encoded by the coding sequence ATGAAAAAACAAACCATTGGCTTTGCCGCCCTGGCAATGCTGCAAAAAATATTAAGCCTGTCCTGTTTTTTAGTTGCAGCCGGGACTCTGGGCTGTATACGCGGCTGGATCTATTTTATTTTATATCTGATTATCATGGCTGGCACACTGGCTGTCCTGTTACACCGCAACCCAACCGCTCTGTCGTTTCCAGAAAAAAATGCAGAGAAAGCTTCCGGGATCGATATCACCCTTCGCAATTTTTGCAGTCCTTTGTCTTTTTACGGCATTTACATCGTTGCCGGGCTGGAAACACGGTTCCATTGGTCCTCGGTACCTCAGCCGGTTGTGGCTGCCGGACTTGTTCTCAGCGCTGTCGCCAACCTGCTGATGTCCTGGGCGCTGCTTTCAAACAAGTACTATGAAGCGGACACGCCGATGCTGAAGGATGCTCAGCCCGTAGTCTGTAGCAGTGGTCCCTACCGTTTTGTAAGACATCCCGGCTACCTCTTTATGAGCTTCTGGGCCGTCACTGTCGGGATGATTTTTGGGTGGGCCACTGGTATTGTGTCCGCGGTCATAGTCCTTCTGCTGATCCTGCGAACCTATTATGAGGATCAATCGCTGCTGGCCTCTTTCCCCGGCTATGTACGCTATGCCCAACAGGTAAAATACCGATTAATCCCATTTATCTGGTAA